The nucleotide window AACGTTCCGGGTTTTTGGCTTTTCAATCTAAAGTTTTTTGACGCGGCGTCGATACGCTGTTTATACGAACCGAAGTTTTTTGATGAGGTAGAACATGAATCCGATGTTAGCCCTTCGCCAATACCAGAAGATTGGCGCCCAGGCGCAAACCTCTGAAGCAAGTCCCCATCGTCTTGTGCAGATGCTCATGGAAGGCGGGCTGGATCGTATCGCCCAGGCCAAGGGCGCGATGGAGCGCAAGGATATTGCAAACAGAGGCATTCTGATCAGCAAGGCCATCGGCATCGTCGGTGGCTTGCGCGAAGGCCTGGACCTGGAAAACCAGGCCGAGTCGGTCGCTGAATTGGATGCTCTTTACGCTTACATGATGAAGCGCCTGGCCGAAGCCAACGTGAAGGCCGATCCGAAGATCCTCGACGAAGTCACCGATCTGCTTCGCACGGTCAAGGAAGGCTGGGATGCCATTGCCGCGCCTGGTCCGCAATTCTAAGGGGTACTCTCATGAGTCTTGTCCTGCAGCGAATCGAACAAACCCGTGATGCCTTGGTAGATGCCCTGGCCGAGCGAAACTGGGAGGCCATCGGTCAGCTGGACCTGGCTTGTCGTTCCTGCATGGAAGACGTCCTGAGCGAGTCCCAGGTGGACGAGGTGGCATTGCGGCTGAATCTTGAGGAGTTGCTGGGAGTGTATCGGCAGTTGCTGGAGGCGGCGACGGGAGAACGTCAGGCGGTCGTCGACGAGATGCAGCAGATCCATCAAGCACAAAACGCTGCAAAGGTTTACCATCTGTTCGGTTAATACTCAGTTAATCCGAACAAAGTGCGCCATAAATTTGACTGTGCACCGTTTTTTGACT belongs to Pseudomonas sp. B21-028 and includes:
- the fliS gene encoding flagellar export chaperone FliS, giving the protein MNPMLALRQYQKIGAQAQTSEASPHRLVQMLMEGGLDRIAQAKGAMERKDIANRGILISKAIGIVGGLREGLDLENQAESVAELDALYAYMMKRLAEANVKADPKILDEVTDLLRTVKEGWDAIAAPGPQF
- a CDS encoding flagellar protein FliT, coding for MSLVLQRIEQTRDALVDALAERNWEAIGQLDLACRSCMEDVLSESQVDEVALRLNLEELLGVYRQLLEAATGERQAVVDEMQQIHQAQNAAKVYHLFG